One window of Mucilaginibacter inviolabilis genomic DNA carries:
- the ccoS gene encoding cbb3-type cytochrome oxidase assembly protein CcoS encodes MSIIYFLIGCSVLLALVFLGAFFWAQRTGQNDDLYTPSMRILLEDEQPEDKEK; translated from the coding sequence ATGAGCATCATTTACTTTTTAATCGGCTGCAGCGTGCTGCTCGCGCTGGTTTTCCTCGGCGCTTTTTTTTGGGCGCAAAGAACCGGCCAGAACGATGACCTCTATACGCCATCCATGCGGATATTACTGGAAGATGAACAACCGGAAGATAAAGAAAAGTGA
- the ccoN gene encoding cytochrome-c oxidase, cbb3-type subunit I, with translation MQPEKFYYDNKIVRNFGIATVIWGIIGMTVGLIAAIQLYHPAANMGNQYTTFGRIRPLHTNAVIFAFVGNAIFMGVYYSLQRLLKARMFSDLLSQIHFWGWQLIILSAVITLPLGLTTSHEYAELEWPIDIAITIIWVVFGWNMFGTIFKRRERHLYVAIWFYIATFVTIAVLHIVNSFELPVSWFKSYMVFAGVQDALVQWWYGHNAVAFFLTTPYLGMMYYFLPKMANRPIYSYKLSILHFWALIFIYIWAGPHHLLYTTLPGWAQSLGVAFSIMLIAPSWGGMINGLLTLRGAWDKVRDDVVLKFMVVGLTAYGMATFEGPMLSLKQVNAIGHFTDWIIAHVHVGALGWNGFLTFAILYWLIPRIYKTELFSKKLAAFHFWIGTLGIIFYAVPMYWAGFTQGLMLKEFTAEGMLKYPNFLETTFRIIPMHIMRSIGGTLYLSGVIVMAYNLVRTALSGKLVANEAAQAMPLEPIQKATASQETWHRVLERRPIQLMIASLLVILVGTFVELMPTLTISANIPTIASVKPYTPLELEGRDLYIREGCSNCHSQTVRPFRSETERYGEYSKAGEFVYDHPFLWGSKRTGPDLARIGGKYGNAWHYNHLMDPRLMSPGSIMPNYDWLISQNLDTSLTAAKIRAMQKLGVPYPAGYDKQANRDLDKQAKEIADNLYVDHIKVKSNKEIVAIIAYLQRLGTDIKANKTANK, from the coding sequence ATGCAGCCGGAAAAATTTTATTATGACAACAAGATCGTCCGAAATTTTGGTATCGCTACCGTAATTTGGGGCATTATCGGTATGACCGTAGGGCTGATCGCAGCCATACAGTTGTACCACCCCGCGGCCAACATGGGCAACCAGTATACGACCTTCGGTCGCATCAGGCCCCTGCACACCAACGCCGTAATTTTCGCCTTCGTCGGGAACGCCATATTTATGGGCGTATATTATTCGCTGCAGCGTTTGCTAAAGGCACGTATGTTTAGCGATTTGCTCAGCCAGATCCATTTCTGGGGCTGGCAGCTGATCATATTATCGGCAGTAATTACGCTTCCGTTAGGTTTAACGACCTCGCACGAATATGCGGAACTGGAATGGCCGATCGATATCGCCATCACCATTATATGGGTTGTGTTCGGCTGGAATATGTTCGGAACGATCTTTAAACGCCGCGAAAGGCACTTATATGTCGCCATCTGGTTCTATATTGCCACGTTCGTGACGATAGCGGTGTTGCACATTGTGAACTCATTCGAACTGCCGGTAAGCTGGTTTAAAAGCTATATGGTATTCGCCGGGGTACAGGACGCACTGGTGCAATGGTGGTACGGACACAATGCGGTCGCATTCTTCCTGACAACGCCTTACCTGGGTATGATGTATTATTTTCTGCCCAAAATGGCTAACCGCCCGATCTACTCTTACAAACTGAGTATCCTTCACTTTTGGGCACTGATATTCATTTATATCTGGGCGGGGCCTCACCACCTGCTCTACACTACCTTACCGGGCTGGGCACAGTCACTCGGTGTGGCTTTTTCCATCATGCTGATCGCCCCAAGCTGGGGTGGTATGATCAACGGACTGCTGACCCTGCGCGGCGCCTGGGATAAAGTTCGTGACGATGTCGTACTGAAATTCATGGTCGTAGGTTTGACCGCTTATGGCATGGCCACTTTTGAAGGGCCGATGCTTTCACTGAAACAAGTGAACGCCATTGGCCACTTTACGGATTGGATCATCGCCCACGTACACGTTGGGGCCTTGGGCTGGAACGGCTTCCTGACGTTCGCTATCCTGTACTGGCTGATCCCGCGTATTTATAAGACTGAACTTTTCTCGAAAAAACTGGCCGCTTTCCATTTTTGGATCGGCACGCTCGGTATCATTTTCTATGCCGTGCCAATGTACTGGGCCGGCTTTACACAGGGACTGATGCTCAAAGAATTCACCGCCGAAGGAATGCTGAAATATCCGAACTTTTTGGAGACAACCTTCCGTATCATCCCGATGCACATTATGCGCTCTATTGGGGGTACCTTATACCTTTCAGGAGTGATCGTCATGGCTTATAACCTGGTTCGTACCGCGCTGTCCGGCAAACTGGTAGCCAACGAAGCGGCTCAGGCCATGCCGCTGGAACCAATTCAAAAAGCCACAGCGAGCCAGGAAACCTGGCACCGCGTGCTGGAACGCCGCCCGATCCAGTTGATGATCGCTTCACTGCTGGTAATCCTAGTAGGCACTTTTGTCGAACTGATGCCAACATTGACCATATCAGCGAACATCCCAACCATAGCCAGCGTGAAACCTTACACGCCGCTGGAACTGGAGGGCCGTGACCTTTATATCCGTGAAGGCTGTTCCAACTGCCACTCGCAGACCGTCAGACCTTTCCGTTCAGAAACCGAACGCTACGGGGAATACAGCAAGGCCGGAGAGTTCGTTTATGATCACCCATTTTTGTGGGGTTCCAAACGTACCGGGCCGGACCTGGCGCGCATCGGCGGAAAATATGGCAATGCCTGGCATTATAACCACCTGATGGATCCGCGGCTGATGTCACCGGGCAGTATCATGCCGAACTATGACTGGCTGATCTCGCAGAACCTGGACACCAGCCTGACCGCAGCCAAGATCCGCGCCATGCAGAAACTGGGTGTTCCATATCCTGCAGGTTATGACAAGCAGGCTAACCGCGACCTGG